In a genomic window of Wyeomyia smithii strain HCP4-BCI-WySm-NY-G18 chromosome 1, ASM2978416v1, whole genome shotgun sequence:
- the LOC129733915 gene encoding ABC transporter G family member 20, with translation MTAVEVHSGYKFYGKAKDPNKKIVLNHLDMSVTRGSIYGLLGASGCGKTTLLSCIVGRKFLNDGEISVLGGTPGTPGSGVPGPRIGYMPQDIALVEEFSVKETIYYFGRIYGMSTEKIRERYKLLKDLLELPPDDRHVGNCSGGQQRRVSFAAAMVHEPELLILDEPTVGLDPLLRERIWQYLVDSTSTSKLAVIITTHYIEEARQASCIGLMRNGILLAEDTPTNILERFNCTNLEDAFLTLCQKHGPSEEADATTHQSHTIRSIKAIDTIEDIGSDIKKSIPPLAPGVKKKEISRNFYEETGLARTVKELMSFTTKRRMNALLSKNYLQMIRQPAGMVFLFLFPIFQLVSFYVAIGGNPKELRLGIVNDEVSNIQDCFNQSLITTSFHDDYECDLYKVSCRFLETLNRTVAIQEYFEDFESAYRAAKKGTVWGFIYFKNNFTESLQDVRDNVREAEPGSFHNSEIKVYLDKSDQQVTFYLEKKLLETYKQFAETLMTDCNLPKQLANIPMYFEDPVYGTFNDEFTAFMAPGVVMTMIFFLATLITATIFITDRLEGVWDRTLVAGITALELLLAHIITQTSIMLLQCVEIILLATFVFDVQNQGSNITVVGLLMLLGFAGMLYGLLISIFCDAHSTANFMATGSFYPMIIMCGILWPLEGMPKYLQYLAYCFPFTVPSMAVRNVLAKGWSITNSKVYMGYGAVGIWIVSLLLLCLIGLKIKK, from the exons ATGACCGCAGTCGAAGTTCATTCCGGGTACAAATTCTATGGGAAGGCGAAAGAtccgaataaaaaaatagtacTGAACCACCTGGATATGAGCGTTACTCGAGGATCCAT ATACGGACTTCTCGGAGCGTCTGGTTGTGGCAAAACTACCCTCCTGTCGTGCATCGTAGGACGAAAATTTCTTAACGATGGTGAAATCAGCGTCCTCGGTGGAACCCCAGGAACGCCCGGTTCTGGTGTGCCTGGACCACGAATCGGCTACATGCCGCAGGATATCGCCCTGGTGGAGGAGTTTTCCGTCAAGGAAACAATATATTATTTTGGGCGAATCTATGGAATGTCCACGGAGAAGATACGAGAGCGATACAAATTACTGAAGGATCTGTTAGAACTGCCGCCTGATGACCG CCACGTCGGAAATTGCAGTGGTGGCCAGCAGAGAAGGGTATCGTTTGCTGCTGCCATGGTCCATGAGCCTGAACTGCTGATTCTGGATGAACCGACTGTGGGACTTGATCCTCTGCTGCGCGAGCGGATATGGCAATATTTAGTCGACTCGACAAGTACAAGCAAACTGGCTGTGATTATTACTACGCACTATATCGAGGAAGCAAGACAAGCTTCTTGT ATCGGGTTGATGCGGAACGGTATTCTGCTGGCGGAAGACACGCCAACCAACATTCTGGAGCGATTCAACTGCACAAACCTGGAAGACGCATTCCTCACGCTTTGCCAAAAACATGGTCCTTCGGAAGAAGCCGATGCAACCACACACCAGTCACACACGATACGTAGCATAAAAGCGATCGACACAATCGAGGATATCGGATCCGATATCAAAAAATCTATCCCGCCCCTGGCACCAGGTGTCAAGAAAAAAGAAATCAGTAGAAACTTCTACGAGGAAACCGGGCTCGCACGGACGGTGAAGGAGCTAATGAGTTTCACCACGAAACGAAGAATGAACGCTCTGCTCTCGAAAAATTACCTGCAAATGATCCGGCAGCCCGC TGGAATGGTATTTCTGTTCCTTTTCCCCATATTTCAGTTGGTAAGTTTTTACGTAGCTATAGGTGGCAATCCGAAAGAGCTAAGACTAGGCATCGTAAACGACGAGGTCAGCAACATCCAGGACTGCTTCAACCAGTCGCTGATTACCACTTCCTTCCACGATGACTACGAGTGCGACCTTTACAAAGTGTCGTGCCGATTCCTGGAAACGCTCAACCGAACCGTCGCAATACAG GAATACTTCGAAGACTTCGAAAGCGCTTACCGGGCAGCCAAAAAGGGAACGGTGTGGGGATTCATCTACTTTAAGAACAACTTCACCGAGTCTCTGCAGGACGTGCGCGACAACGTCCGCGAAGCGGAGCCCGGTTCATTTCATAACTCGGAAATCAAAGTATATCTGGACAAATCCGACCAgcaagtcaccttctacctgGAGAAAAAGTTGCTCGAAACGTACAAGCAATTCGCCGAAACGCTGATGACCGACTGCAATCTGCCGAAGCAGCTGGCGAATATTCCGATGTACTTCGAAGATCCCGTGTACGGTACTTTCAACGATGAGTTCACAGCCTTCATGGCACCCGGCGTTGTCATGAC AATGATCTTCTTTCTTGCCACGCTGATTACAGCGACGATATTTATCACCGATCGGCTCGAAGGTGTCTGGGATAGAACGCTAGTCGCGG GTATCACAGCCCTTGAGCTGCTGTTAGCACATATAATTACGCAAACGTCGATTATGCTGCTGCAATGTGTCGAAATAATTCTATTGGCGACGTTCGTGTTCGACGTACAGAACCAGGGTAGCAACATAACGGTGGTCGGTCTCTTGATGCTGCTCGGTTTCGCGGGAATGCTATACG GGCTTCTGATATCGATATTCTGCGACGCTCATTCAACGGCCAACTTCATGGCAACGGGAAGCTTCTATCCAATGATAATAATGTGCG GTATTCTCTGGCCGCTTGAAGGAATGCCCAAGTACCTGCAATATTTGGCGTACTGCTTTCCTTTTACCGTTCCCTCAATGGCGGTCCGGAATGTCCTAGCCAAAGGGTGGAGCATAACCAATTCCAAAGTCTACATGGGCTACGGAGCAGTTGGCATCTGGATAGTCAGCCTGCTGCTGCTGTGTTTGATAGGGCTTAAGATTAAAAAGTAG